A portion of the Intestinibacillus sp. Marseille-P6563 genome contains these proteins:
- the folD gene encoding bifunctional methylenetetrahydrofolate dehydrogenase/methenyltetrahydrofolate cyclohydrolase FolD codes for MSAIRMDGKALSAKVRGQILEQTETLKAQGVVPGLAVILVGDDPASQIYVRNKERACLECGFYSEKHVLPATASESELLDLIYRLNTNPKISGILCQLPLPAQIREDAVIAAIDPKKDVDAFHPTNVGKIMIGDFDFLPCTPAGVMELLDEYDIDPKGKQCVVIGRSNIVGKPMAMLLLHKHGTVTICHSRTANLQEICAGADILVAAVGKANFVTPDMVKPGAVVIDVGMNRNEDGKVCGDVGPAVMEKASYMTPVPGGVGPMTITMLMKNTIKAARLQNGM; via the coding sequence ATGAGTGCAATTCGCATGGACGGAAAAGCATTGTCGGCCAAGGTACGCGGCCAGATTTTAGAACAGACCGAAACGCTCAAGGCGCAGGGAGTTGTCCCTGGCCTGGCGGTTATTTTGGTCGGGGATGACCCGGCCAGCCAGATCTATGTGCGCAACAAAGAGCGCGCTTGCCTGGAATGCGGGTTTTATAGCGAAAAGCATGTGCTGCCCGCAACCGCTTCGGAAAGTGAACTGCTGGACCTGATCTATCGGCTCAATACCAATCCCAAGATCAGCGGCATTTTGTGCCAGCTTCCGCTGCCGGCACAGATTCGGGAAGATGCGGTCATTGCGGCGATCGACCCGAAAAAGGATGTGGATGCATTTCATCCGACTAATGTGGGCAAGATCATGATCGGGGACTTTGATTTCCTGCCTTGCACCCCGGCGGGCGTGATGGAACTGTTGGACGAGTATGACATCGATCCCAAGGGTAAGCAGTGCGTGGTGATCGGCCGCTCCAACATCGTCGGCAAGCCCATGGCGATGCTTCTGCTGCACAAGCATGGCACGGTCACCATCTGTCACAGCCGCACGGCCAATCTGCAAGAGATCTGCGCGGGTGCGGATATCCTGGTAGCCGCGGTCGGCAAGGCCAACTTTGTGACCCCGGATATGGTCAAGCCCGGAGCCGTCGTCATCGATGTGGGCATGAACCGCAACGAAGACGGCAAGGTTTGCGGCGATGTAGGCCCTGCGGTCATGGAAAAGGCATCTTACATGACGCCGGTGCCCGGCGGCGTAGGCCCCATGACCATCACCATGCTGATGAAAAACACCATCAAAGCAGCGCGTCTGCAAAACGGTATGTAA
- the yfmF gene encoding EF-P 5-aminopentanol modification-associated protein YfmF: MQQITRKQLAEGVFLTCLSTTRFKTSVLSAAAVLPVTQENALAALLPQVLARGTARCPDMESLGVELDRLYGARILPFVRKVGENLSVGFLSDVIDGTYAAAGEDLTGHTIELLAELWNAPYRTEDGTLRPEYTAAEGKNLMNKILGLKNDTRSYAVRRMQEIMCEGEPFGWCEYGSAEAARTASASDLTAFWQDTLQHASLELFYCGSAPAEQIEAAFRAAFAARTGGRQAVQAVLRPAPAQPRTVIEEMDVQQGKLSLGFRTGITGGDAAYPAMMLFVTAFGGYTGSRLFRQVREKMSLCYYASATMNKHKGIISVSSGIENSNFETARDEILRQLAQMQDGLTEDELEGARRTLLGSLRAMNDAPASLEWYFQSQAIGGWKDGLDELCDALTRATRDEVLAAGRTMQLDTIYFLKGVAQA, from the coding sequence ATGCAGCAAATTACCAGAAAGCAGCTGGCCGAAGGCGTGTTCCTGACCTGTCTTTCGACCACGCGCTTTAAAACATCGGTGCTGAGTGCGGCTGCGGTTCTGCCCGTCACGCAGGAAAATGCGCTGGCGGCGCTCTTGCCGCAGGTGCTGGCGCGCGGCACAGCGCGCTGCCCGGACATGGAAAGCCTGGGGGTCGAACTGGACCGCCTGTACGGCGCGCGCATTTTGCCCTTTGTACGCAAGGTTGGCGAAAATCTCTCGGTCGGATTCCTGTCCGATGTGATCGACGGGACCTATGCCGCAGCAGGGGAAGACCTGACCGGACACACGATCGAATTGCTTGCCGAGCTGTGGAATGCGCCGTACCGCACCGAAGATGGCACCTTGCGCCCGGAGTATACAGCGGCCGAAGGCAAAAACCTGATGAACAAGATCTTAGGCCTGAAAAATGATACGCGCAGCTATGCGGTGCGCCGGATGCAGGAGATCATGTGCGAGGGCGAGCCGTTCGGCTGGTGCGAATACGGTTCGGCCGAGGCCGCGCGCACCGCTTCGGCATCCGACCTGACGGCATTCTGGCAGGATACTTTACAGCATGCGTCGCTGGAACTGTTCTACTGCGGCAGTGCACCGGCGGAACAGATCGAAGCGGCGTTCCGTGCCGCGTTTGCGGCGCGGACGGGCGGCCGACAGGCAGTGCAGGCCGTACTGCGGCCCGCACCGGCCCAGCCGCGCACGGTCATCGAAGAAATGGACGTGCAGCAGGGCAAATTGTCGCTCGGCTTCCGCACCGGCATTACGGGCGGCGATGCGGCGTATCCGGCGATGATGCTGTTTGTGACCGCCTTTGGCGGGTATACCGGTTCGCGCCTGTTCCGCCAAGTGCGGGAGAAGATGAGTTTGTGCTACTATGCAAGCGCGACCATGAACAAGCACAAGGGCATCATTTCGGTATCCTCGGGCATTGAAAACAGCAATTTTGAAACCGCGCGGGATGAGATCTTGCGGCAGCTGGCGCAGATGCAGGACGGGCTGACCGAAGACGAGCTGGAAGGCGCCCGGCGGACGCTGCTCGGCTCGCTGCGGGCCATGAACGATGCGCCGGCATCCCTGGAGTGGTATTTCCAAAGCCAGGCGATTGGTGGCTGGAAGGATGGCCTGGATGAATTGTGTGATGCGCTGACCCGTGCCACCCGGGACGAAGTGCTCGCCGCAGGCCGTACCATGCAGCTGGACACCATATACTTTTTAAAGGGGGTGGCACAGGCATGA
- the ylxM gene encoding YlxM family DNA-binding protein codes for MKNKPLEMCLLFDFYGEMLTDKQKEVFDLYYNEDLSLAEISEHIGITRQGVRDSIVRAEHTLRDMEQRLGLVARYGKIDPLIDSMLGDVHRLRIINSNQLHNPEISRTLARLDENLKAIASGRTL; via the coding sequence ATGAAAAACAAACCACTCGAAATGTGCTTGCTTTTTGACTTTTACGGCGAGATGCTCACCGATAAGCAAAAAGAGGTGTTCGACCTATATTATAATGAGGACCTCTCCCTTGCGGAGATCTCTGAACACATCGGCATCACCCGCCAGGGCGTGCGCGACAGCATCGTCCGCGCCGAACATACCCTGCGCGATATGGAGCAGCGCCTGGGGCTGGTGGCCCGCTACGGCAAGATCGATCCGCTGATCGATTCCATGCTGGGCGACGTACACCGCCTGCGCATCATCAACTCCAACCAACTGCACAATCCGGAAATTTCCCGCACGCTCGCCCGGCTGGATGAAAACCTAAAGGCGATCGCAAGCGGCCGTACCTTATAA
- the yfmH gene encoding EF-P 5-aminopentanol modification-associated protein YfmH — protein sequence MKKSFDRVHETMLTHTLPNGLPIYYIPKEGFSKTFAMLATNFGSVDADFTMEDGTHIVTPAGVAHFLEHKMFEDEDGNALQKFAATGAMPNAFTSHNMTAYHFSCTDSFEKNLEILLKFVFTPYFTDENVEKEKGIIGQEIGMMDDQPFWQTYVGMYQALYHEHPVRISIAGSVDSIAGITPELLYQCHKAFYSPANMALVVCGQADFDTIVSMAQKFSPEKAAHIAARGYGTRRPTICQSEVVKRMAVSRPYFMIGFKDDPVQAGESRLQRQLVGELCSRILAGETSTLYTELYRDGLIDRQFQNGYSLHPEAACAYFVGNSHAARDVRARLEARVQELARDGVDPAVFERIWRAAYGMTLRTLDQPDEICRAQCEAVFGGEDFFDFAELQAAITREQVQARFAVWAQPERSVLSLIEPLSGPEKG from the coding sequence ATGAAAAAGAGTTTTGACCGCGTGCATGAAACCATGCTAACCCATACGCTGCCCAACGGCTTACCGATTTATTATATCCCGAAAGAGGGATTTTCCAAGACGTTTGCCATGCTGGCCACCAACTTCGGTTCGGTCGATGCCGATTTTACGATGGAGGACGGCACCCATATCGTCACACCGGCTGGGGTGGCTCATTTCCTGGAACATAAAATGTTCGAGGATGAGGACGGCAATGCGCTGCAAAAATTCGCCGCCACGGGCGCGATGCCCAATGCCTTCACCAGCCACAACATGACGGCTTATCATTTTTCGTGCACCGATTCTTTTGAAAAAAACCTGGAGATCCTGCTGAAATTTGTCTTTACCCCGTATTTTACCGACGAAAATGTGGAAAAGGAAAAAGGCATCATCGGCCAGGAAATCGGTATGATGGACGATCAGCCGTTCTGGCAGACCTATGTGGGGATGTATCAGGCGCTGTATCACGAGCATCCGGTACGCATCTCGATTGCGGGCAGCGTGGACAGCATCGCGGGCATTACGCCCGAACTGCTGTACCAGTGCCACAAGGCGTTTTACAGTCCGGCTAATATGGCGCTGGTCGTGTGCGGACAGGCGGATTTTGACACCATCGTATCCATGGCGCAGAAGTTCTCGCCCGAAAAGGCGGCGCATATCGCTGCGCGCGGCTATGGCACACGTCGTCCGACGATCTGTCAGTCCGAAGTGGTCAAGCGCATGGCGGTATCCCGGCCATACTTTATGATTGGGTTTAAGGATGACCCGGTGCAGGCCGGGGAGAGCCGCCTGCAGCGGCAGCTTGTCGGCGAACTGTGCAGCCGCATCCTTGCCGGCGAAACCTCAACCTTATATACCGAACTGTATCGGGATGGTCTGATCGATCGGCAGTTCCAAAACGGATACAGTCTGCATCCCGAAGCGGCCTGCGCCTATTTTGTGGGCAACAGTCATGCGGCGCGCGATGTACGGGCGCGGCTGGAAGCACGGGTGCAAGAGCTGGCCCGCGATGGGGTGGACCCAGCGGTCTTCGAGCGCATCTGGCGGGCGGCCTATGGCATGACGCTGCGTACCCTCGACCAACCGGACGAAATCTGCCGGGCGCAGTGTGAAGCCGTATTTGGCGGGGAGGACTTTTTTGACTTTGCCGAATTGCAAGCCGCCATCACACGCGAACAGGTACAAGCGCGCTTTGCGGTTTGGGCGCAGCCCGAACGGTCGGTGCTGTCGCTGATCGAACCGCTGAGCGGACCGGAGAAAGGATGA
- the lgt gene encoding prolipoprotein diacylglyceryl transferase yields MEHVIGFPGLGLEFTINRVAFSILGKDIYWYGIIICIGFLVAAAYASRRTVQFGYSLDNLYDLLILCVPIAIVCARLYYVFFEWGAYKDNPVEIFAIWHGGLAIYGGIIGAVLTIYFYGKHKHLNIPGMLDIAATGLIIGQIFGRWGNFFNAEAFGGSTSLPWGMTIDGGDPVHPTFLYESVWNLIGLALLHVCCKKRHFKGEIFLIYAAWYGFGRFWIEGLRTDSLYIPGTPLRVSQVLAGVSCLVALVLLVLGRKNKIETLGQIWMPTAMEKPIEVDKKESHE; encoded by the coding sequence ATGGAACATGTGATTGGTTTCCCGGGGCTTGGTCTGGAATTTACCATCAACCGCGTAGCCTTCAGCATTTTGGGAAAAGATATTTACTGGTATGGCATCATTATTTGTATCGGATTTCTGGTCGCGGCGGCGTATGCGTCGCGCAGGACCGTGCAGTTTGGATACTCACTGGACAACCTGTATGATCTGCTGATCTTGTGCGTTCCCATTGCGATCGTGTGCGCCCGGCTCTATTATGTATTTTTTGAATGGGGTGCCTATAAGGATAACCCGGTGGAGATTTTTGCAATTTGGCATGGCGGACTGGCCATCTATGGCGGCATCATCGGGGCTGTGCTCACCATTTACTTTTATGGCAAGCATAAGCATCTCAACATTCCGGGCATGTTGGACATTGCCGCGACCGGTCTGATTATCGGTCAGATCTTTGGGCGTTGGGGGAATTTCTTCAATGCCGAAGCCTTTGGCGGGTCGACCAGTCTGCCGTGGGGCATGACCATCGACGGCGGCGACCCGGTGCATCCGACCTTCCTGTATGAATCGGTCTGGAACCTGATTGGCCTGGCGCTTCTGCATGTGTGCTGCAAAAAGCGTCATTTCAAAGGCGAGATCTTTTTGATCTATGCCGCCTGGTATGGATTTGGTCGGTTCTGGATTGAAGGGCTGCGGACCGATAGTCTATATATTCCAGGCACTCCGCTGCGCGTATCGCAGGTGCTGGCTGGAGTCAGCTGTCTGGTCGCCCTGGTGCTGTTGGTGCTTGGACGGAAAAATAAGATAGAAACGCTGGGGCAAATCTGGATGCCCACAGCGATGGAAAAACCGATTGAAGTGGATAAAAAGGAGAGTCATGAATGA
- a CDS encoding manganese efflux pump has translation MDCLLVFLMSCDALFACLALGAQRITVEPRARLVLAGVGTGCLAFSFLASQALLLLLPDPLFHYISCGALLAIALCCLFEAGCKRLSDRLAAAATPLTFHLHGLRVVLQIYAETARADADRSGSLSPTEAFWLAVPLSLDSLLTGLSISVTPQTAAGLLLFSLLCGLLATWAGEKIGKRLGHAAGQSASLVSGVLLLIIALCKLKL, from the coding sequence ATGGATTGTCTGCTTGTTTTTTTAATGTCTTGTGACGCACTTTTTGCCTGTCTCGCGCTGGGGGCGCAGCGCATTACAGTCGAACCCCGCGCCCGGCTAGTGCTGGCGGGTGTCGGCACCGGCTGTCTGGCGTTTTCTTTCTTGGCCTCGCAGGCGCTACTCCTGCTGCTGCCCGATCCGCTGTTCCATTACATAAGCTGCGGTGCATTATTGGCCATTGCGCTGTGCTGCTTATTCGAGGCTGGCTGTAAACGGTTATCCGACCGGCTTGCAGCCGCTGCGACGCCCTTGACCTTTCACCTGCACGGTTTGCGGGTAGTACTGCAAATCTACGCAGAGACCGCACGCGCCGACGCCGACCGGTCGGGTTCCCTGTCACCCACCGAGGCCTTTTGGCTAGCGGTGCCGCTCTCACTCGATTCGCTGCTGACCGGGCTTTCGATTTCTGTTACACCCCAAACTGCCGCCGGGCTGCTGCTGTTTTCCCTACTCTGCGGCTTGCTGGCCACTTGGGCCGGGGAAAAGATCGGCAAACGTCTGGGACACGCCGCTGGACAGTCGGCATCCCTCGTCAGTGGCGTTCTGCTGCTCATCATTGCGCTGTGCAAACTCAAACTCTAA